The Daphnia carinata strain CSIRO-1 chromosome 1, CSIRO_AGI_Dcar_HiC_V3, whole genome shotgun sequence sequence acttctttgtgtttttctcgttgttgTAAAACAGTCGATCGTAGCTCTCGCTTTCTTGGCTGTGGCTTTTGCTGCACCTCAAGGAGACAAGAAGCCCATTGAAATTATCTCGTCCAACATCGAAGCAAATGCTGATGGAAGCTATTCTTTTGCGTAAGTTACGTCTCTTCTCTGTGTGACCTGTGTATTTAATCCCCAAATGGATATCACTTACGTCTACAGATTCGAGAGCGCCGATGGCACGAAAGTTTCAGAAAGCGGCAGCCAGAAACAAGTCGGACCTAAACCCGAGGATATTGGCACCGTCTCTAAAGGATCTTACTCTTTCACTACTCCCGATGGTGTCGTCCTCACCGTCAACTGGGTCGCTGATGAGAACGGATTCCAGGCCACTGGTGATCATTTGCCAACTCCTCCTCCCATGCCCGAACACGTCGTGAAGATGCTGGCCGATTTGAAAGCTGCTGGTCTTCTGTAAACTGTTCCCATATTACCTGCACAAACATGATCCAATTAGTGTCCCAATCGCTTTGTACAAGTTTCGCAGTGTTGTGCATTTTTTCCTCCTGAAAATACAGCCAATTTTACTTCCGTAAAGCCTGCCGCCTTATTATTCTTACGAGGTGGCGAAAACAATTGCCTTATGTGAATAACCATACTAGCAAAAACTTGATATGTAATGCGCTATTTGCATTCAAAAGGCGTAACGCAACGGAATAGTTTGTGGCATGTTATAGAACGATTTAAGCAAGGCAACAATATGTGTAGCAAAAATGGCCTATCCACAAAGAGGCTTCGAATAACTTGTCATTAAAATCCCGAGCATCGATAAGTGGGTTATACGGAATTTCTTAAAATGCGACGTTATAAAGAACGAAATATTGCttcgtttgaatttcaagTACCGCATACACTTCCGTCACAGAAACATGTTAGGGATGCAAAAGGTGTAACTTTATTTTCTACCTATTGGTAGCCTAGTATATGCATTTGGTCCCTTGTCAATCAAGATATTATTCATAAactttttaattcatttttcagCTTTGTTAGAAGACACCTTTTTAGCCCAACTTTTTATTCATCCAATTATCGGTGATTTATATAGTTTGAAAAATTACTTTTTGTCATTGGCCATTGTTATTTGATAACcaaagatttgaaaaagaaaaagcagcaGTCGTTCCACAAACTCGAAAATATGTGTGTATAGACAGTCCGATTTCTTTGCCAATTAAGCTATCACACTCAAGGAAGATTTCCCTCCATTCTCAGACTCACGAGAGACGGGTGAAGGTTTCATGCCGAAAACCTTTAGCCGGAAAGCAGTTCGTTCCCAAGGAATCTCGTTTCGAATATGCAATAATCGTGAGCCGCACAAATTTAAGGAAAGGACAGGAAAGCCTCTGTGAAAAATTGGCATCGATATCCACAGTATCCAAAGTGAGTACACCCTTCGTATGCAAGAAAAGGAGGGATATAAATGACGGCCAGCATGCCCGACTATCATCACACATCTTTCTCAACTGTCTTCAGACAAGGAACACAACAACGAAActtaacaaaatgaaattcgtgAGTGGCTACTTGGATTtctgttgttttcctttcccttttcaatTTCTTAGTTTATTACCTTTGTTATTTCATAACAGATCATCGCTCTCGCTTTTTTGGCCGTGGCTTTGGCTGTGCCACAAGGCGATAAGAAGCCCATTGAGATTGTTTCATCCAACAGCGAAATGAACGCCGATGGCAGCTACTCTTTTAAGTAAGTTCATTTGCACTTACATTTTGTGGACCGCATTAAAAATATCAACTCTTGCAGTTTTGAGAGCGCCGATGGCACAAAAGTGTCAGAGAGTGGCAACCAGAAGAAAGTCGGACCCAAGGATGAGGATATTGGAACTGTCTCCAAAGGATCTTACTCTTACACCAGCCCCGATGGCGTCGTCCTCACTGTCAACTGGGTTGCTGATGAGAACGGTTTCCAGGCCACCGGTGATCATTTGCCCACTCCTCCCCCGATGCCCGAGCACGTCGTCAAGCTGTTGGCTGACTTAAAGGCTGCCCGTCTTCTGTAAGCCTGTACATATATCCCCCATCAACTTGAAGCCACTcggaaaaatgtttgaatatgTTACTACCTTGTACAGTCCAATATAattagtccttttttttaaataaagaaaattttgttttcaattcaaacTGTTTTCCTTCTAAGCTGCTAGATTAGAGGTGATTCCCTCGGCAATCGTTGAAAACGCAAACAATTAAGTTAAAGAATTTGGAATGCTTTCtgtgttttcttatttgtattattttgAATGGATCATAATGAGTAAGATTTCGTCGAAATCCCagtcaaaattttaagcccgattttgttttttaaaaaaagtcttaaaaaataagcccggtaAAATAAGCCCGGTAAAATAAACCAGACTTTTGCGttcgtaaaattttttttcaaaaaccaaaatataATTATCAAAATGCATCACTTAGATAGAACATTTTTAcaagaataaagaaagtttACTTCGTTTGTAAGTGAGACGCATAGTTTCTGAGTTTTTATGAATCCAAAATGGTTCTAGCAAATCACTTTGATTCCTTTTTGTAATAAAACATCCATAATTAACGCAAAGCTTATTACATATCCAGAATTTGCCTTTCATATTGGATTTAGCAGTAGGTTTTATCGATTTTGGAATAAAAACTTTTGTTCAATTTGGCTTATTTCTGTTAACAGGGAGAGGAATGGTTTCAAGTTCAGTTTCTGAGTGAGCGGTTTCCTACTAACTGAAAGGTGATTGCTGCTCGATAGAAGAGCCGTACCTCTGTAAAATTACAGAAATGAATGGTAAACCGAAGAACGAATATTGtctatgaaaaaaaagtggattCTTTATGTCATCGTCCGAAGTTTCTGATTAAAAACCGGCATCACAGGGAGACTTTGAGAGAgtcaattcttctttttaagaGAAGGGAACGACCTCTCTCAGCTTTCAGACCGAGTGGGGCACATATAAGAAGGAC is a genomic window containing:
- the LOC130691608 gene encoding endocuticle structural glycoprotein SgAbd-3-like, with the protein product MKLSIVALAFLAVAFAAPQGDKKPIEIISSNIEANADGSYSFAFESADGTKVSESGSQKQVGPKPEDIGTVSKGSYSFTTPDGVVLTVNWVADENGFQATGDHLPTPPPMPEHVVKMLADLKAAGLL
- the LOC130691622 gene encoding endocuticle structural glycoprotein SgAbd-3-like isoform X1, encoding MKFIIALAFLAVALAVPQGDKKPIEIVSSNSEMNADGSYSFNFESADGTKVSESGNQKKVGPKDEDIGTVSKGSYSYTSPDGVVLTVNWVADENGFQATGDHLPTPPPMPEHVVKLLADLKAARLL